The following proteins are co-located in the Spea bombifrons isolate aSpeBom1 chromosome 3, aSpeBom1.2.pri, whole genome shotgun sequence genome:
- the LOC128483727 gene encoding low density lipoprotein receptor adapter protein 1-like — protein sequence MDALRSAGKAILRSPSLGRPPRDPRHQKLAESWSDVKESLLDGMVFRLKYLGMTLVEKPKGEDMAAAAIRRIITMARVGAKKFQKVTLTVTPRGISLQDSEDGHLIEFVSIYRISYCSTDKVQNKVFAYVAQNQTNEALECHAFLSPKKKMARAVTLTVAQAFQVALDLWESAKEGKTEPCACSGTRLAPTSDSPAGCVGDQVTDGCAGAAGHVRHVAEEEDEFEDLDEAFSRVVESGRYVPRTEVTSDLLRWCAGPRSRGG from the exons ATGGACGCTCTGAGATCTGCCGGTAAAGCGATTCTAAGGAGCCCGAGCCTCGGGAGACCCCCGCGGGACCCCCGGCACCAGA AGCTGGCGGAGAGCTGGAGCGACGTGAAGGAGAGTCTGCTGGACGGGATGGTTTTCCGCCTCAAGTATCTGGGAATGACTTTGGTGGAGAAGCCGAAAGGAGAGGATATGGCCGCCGCCGCCATCCGCAGGATTATTACCATG GCCCGCGTCGGTGCGAAGAAGTTCCAGAAGGTGACGCTGACGGTGACGCCACGCGGGATCTCGTTGCAGGACTCGGAGGACGGCCATCTCATCGAATTCGTGTCCATTTACAG GATTTCTTACTGCTCCACCGATAAAGTCCAGAATAAAGTGTTTGCCTACGTGGCCCAGAACCAGACCAACGAGGCCCTCGAGTGCCACGCGTTCCTGTCTCCCAAGAAGAAGATG GCTCGGGCGGTGACGCTGACGGTCGCGCAGGCGTTTCAAGTAGCTCTGGATTTGTGGGAATCTGCCAAGGAAG GTAAAACGGAGCCGTGCGCATGCAGCGGGACACGTCTGGCTCCCACATCTGACTCCCCGGCAG GTTGTGTCGGCGATCAGGTGACTGACGGCTGCGCGGGGGCTGCAGGACACGTACGTCACGTGGCT GAAGAAGAGGACGAGTTCGAGGATTTGGATGAAGCCTTTTCCAG GGTCGTTGAGTCTGGCCGGTACGTGCCACGCACGGAAGTGACATCAGATCTCCTGCGGTGGTGCGCGGGGCCCCGGAGCCGTGGTGGATGA
- the FNDC4 gene encoding fibronectin type III domain-containing protein 4 yields MTCASFLILRSRGAVWALSAAEMAHIPMYLNPAMLVLFSCDLCLVRGNRPPSPVNVTVTQLKANSATVSWDVPEGDVIIGYAISQQRQDGQIHRFIREVNTTNRACVLWDLEEDTDYIIQVQSIGLYSESQASKRIHFRTLKETDRLPSNSSNQGEITVQGVDKERQLETGEIIIIVAVLLMWAAVIALFCRQYDIIKDNDSNNNKEKVKASSEQSTPERQTGGLLRKKKTPSVNIIEV; encoded by the exons ATGACTTGTGCCTCTTTTCTGATCCTGCGATCCAGAGGCGCTGTGTGGGCCCTGAGCGCGGCGGAAATGGCTCATATCCCCATGTACCTCAACCCGGCGATGCTGGTCCTGTTCAGCTGTGACCTCTGCCTGGTGAGAGGAA ACCGACCACCATCTCCAGTCAATGTGACGGTGACTCAACTCAAAGCCAACTCTGCCACGGTGTCCTGGGACGTCCCCGAAGGAGATGTCATCATTGGATATGCAATATCCCAACAG AGGCAGGATGGGCAGATCCACAGGTTTATCCGGGAAGTTAACACCACGAACCGCGCCTGCGTCCTCTGGGACCTGGAGGAAGACACGGACTACATCATCCAGGTCCAGTCCATCGGCCTTTACAGCGAGAGTCAGGCAAGCAAGAGAATCCATTTCCGCACCTTAAAGGAGACCGACCGGCTGCCATCCAACAGCTCCAACCAAG GAGAGATCACGGTGCAGGGAGTGGACAAGGAGCGCCAGCTGGAGACCGGAGAGATCATCATCATAGTCGCGGTCCTGCTAATGTGGGCAG CGGTCATCGCCCTATTCTGCCGAcagtatgacatcatcaagGACAATGACTCCAATAACAATAAGGAGAAAGTGAAAGCGTCTTCGGAGCAGAGCACGCCGGAGCGGCAGACGGGCGGGTTGCTGCGCAAG AAGAAGACACCGTCTGTCAACATCATAGAAGTgtaa